In Lathamus discolor isolate bLatDis1 chromosome 1, bLatDis1.hap1, whole genome shotgun sequence, the following are encoded in one genomic region:
- the NDUFA5 gene encoding NADH dehydrogenase [ubiquinone] 1 alpha subcomplex subunit 5: MAGALRRTTGLVGLAVAENPHERLRMLYTKILGVLQNIPKDAAYRKYTEQIINERFNLVQTETDVQKLQDKLNSGHIEEVILQAESELSLARKMVQWKPWEPLVEEPPSDQWRWPI; this comes from the exons ATGGCGGGGGCGCTGAGGAGG ACCACTGGACTTGTAGGATTGGCCGTAGCTGAAAACCCTCATGAG CGCCTGCGAATGCTGTACACAAAAATCCTTGGTGTCCTGCAGAACATTCCCAAAGATGCAGCATACAGGAAATACACTGAGCAGATTATAAATGAGCGGTTTAATTTGGTGCAGACG GAGACTGACGTGCAAAAGCTACAGGACAAACTGAATAGTGGTCACATAGAAGAAGTCATTTTACAG GCTGAAAGTGAGCTTTCTCTGGCAAGAAAAATGGTGCAGTGGAAACCATGGGAGCCTCTAGTTGAAGAACCTCCTTCTGACCAGTGGAGATGGCCAATCTGA